One stretch of Pomacea canaliculata isolate SZHN2017 linkage group LG11, ASM307304v1, whole genome shotgun sequence DNA includes these proteins:
- the LOC112574716 gene encoding uncharacterized protein LOC112574716 has translation MARLRPAVTMSEVSVKCERPKLPKFVDGKDSMDSYLQRFERHAELSSWPRSEWAVALSALLSGHALDIYSRMPTEAVQDYYQLKQALLSGYDFTENGFRRRFRASKPEKGESPEQFTERLRAYLYRWIEAAGQKTDFDGLLYIVLKEQFIEACPKDLAVFLQQQEDQSLKALSNAATRYLQSQGREFTARLRGSLSAADTAQNTTSAQRSQGYDRHQGNELRCYSCGGKGHKAMVCPSNSMRHSTSRQTLEGNTRRTPQPSNRRPVMSANVDICEGDSQGPSYKGRRQHTIATDSTTQNERHTPVVDCAFTMRTTGDIGNMPVSRGQVGGNNVTVLRDTGCSGVVIRKDLVLEGQFTGNSSRLRCCHGHSQDVPTADVEISSPYFSGQVNAVCLDNPPYDLIIGNIEGARAADDPDPEWEHTCAVITRAQAAQEKVKTQALAVIPNVRMPDIDKEELIRMQRDDPTLDQCRKQVAKYTEDDEKIRFEEKGGVLYRIFRQRNFHNGQPVRQVLVPAPLRRSVMDVAHSSIMGGHLGVRKTLDKVTAAFYWPGISGDVTRFCQSCDACQKTVHKGKVAKVPLQKMPLIDVPFKRVAVDLIGEIKPASESGHRYILTLVDYATRYPEAVPLKKIDTETVAEALIGIFSRLGVPEEILSDLGPQFVSECMKEVSRLLSIRQITTTPYHPMCNGLVERFNGTLKAMLRKLCRDQPRQWDRYVNALLFAYREVTQEATGFSPFELLFGRTIRGPMHILKELWTKEVNELEIRNSYQYVFELRERLEETLQLAMTELEKAQGKAKHFYDRKTKNRTFKPGDRVLVLLPSDHNKLLMHWKGPFAVRDVKGLNDYVVFIKGKEKVFHANLLKRYIERDPDRAAENITEIAIASIANGPPSLSNSASCQVATITSDEDGCVEDGGEDLLELGDIHHGESVDNLVYGLNLSSQQRAELQELVRQHSCIFTDVPGKTNLIQHEIRLTSDVPVRSKPYPIPYATRESLKKDIEEMLRLGIIRESKSPYASPVVIVRKKDGSNRVCVDFRKLNKLTHLDPEPMPTPADLFRQLSGDRFFTKIDLSKGYWQVTIPEEDIQKTAFVTPDGVYEFLRMPFGMKNSGATLRRGLKKILDDLEGIVHYSDDILVHTQTWEDHLRVIRVLLDRIVENNLTARPSKCILGTDDVDFIGHRLKSGVKGVHEDNVKKVRDAPRPQNKKQLRSFLGLASFYREYMPHFAAVTAPLTDLLKKGQPSSLEWGEAQERAFVTVKTFLTSDPVLQLPDPSKMYVLSTDASDTGVGAVLMQEHGGKLFPVCYASRKLNGAERRYSTIEKECLAIVWAVRKFRLYLEGVRFTIRTDHNPLTYLNTARFENNRVMRWTLFLQNFDVHFDSVKGSDNVGADFLSRFGSKN, from the coding sequence ATGGCGCGTCTGAGGCCAGCAGTCACCATGTCGGAGgtgtctgtgaagtgtgagagGCCAAAGTTGCCGAAATTTGTAGACGGTAAAGACAGTATGGACAGTTATTTACAACGGTTCGAGCGCCATGCTGAGCTGTCTAGTTGGCCACGAAGTGAGTGGGCGGTGGCGCTCAGTGCGTTACTGTCGGGGCATGCACTGGACATTTATTCACGCATGCCGACAGAAGCTGTTCAAGACTATTATCAGTTGAAGCAAGCGTTGTTGAGTGGATATGACTTCACGGAGAACGGCTTTAGGCGACGTTTCCGTGCAAGTAAaccagagaaaggggagagcccCGAGCAGTTTACAGAAAGGTTAAGAGCATACCTTTATAGATGGATTGAGGCAGCGGGGCAAAAGACGGACTTCGACGGTCTGTTGTATATAGTACTCAAAGAGCAGTTCATCGAAGCCTGCCCCAAAGACTTGGCAGTCTtcttacagcagcaagaagaccaGAGCCTAAAAGCATTGTCGAATGCTGCGACAAGATACCTGCAGTCGCAAGGCAGAGAGTTCACAGCCAGGTTAAGAGGGTCCCTGTCTGCAGCCGACACGGCCCAGAACACCACATCTGCCCAGCGCAGCCAAGGTTACGATCGGCATCAAGGCAACGAGCTGCGGTGTTATTCCTGCGGTGGAAAGGGTCACAAAGCCATGGTGTGCCCGAGCAACTCGATGAGACATTCAACCAGCCGCCAAACACTGGAGGGAAACACACGACGGACTCCGCAACCGTCGAATCGTCGTCCTGTGATGTCAGCAAACGTGGACATTTGTGAGGGAGATAGCCAAGGGCCAAGCTATAAAGGCCGACGACAACACACGATCGCTACTGACAGCACGACCCAGAACGAGCGGCACACTCCAGTGGTAGACTGCGCGTTTACCATGAGAACGACCGGCGACATTGGTAATATGCCGGTGTCACGCGGACAGGTGGGGGGTAACAACGTCACCGTGCTGAGGGACACTGGGTGTTCTGGAGTCGTCATCCGGAAAGACCTTGTGTTAGAAGGTCAGTTCACAGGCAACAGCTCGAGGCTCAGATGCTGCCACGGGCATAGTCAGGATGTGCCGACTGCTGATGTTGAAATATCATCGCCGTATTTCAGTGGCCAGGTGAATGCAGTATGCCTCGATAACCCGCCATATGATCTGATCATCGGCAACATTGAAGGCGCTAGAGCCGCTGATGACCCTGACCCAGAGTGGGAACACACATGTGCTGTAATAACTAGAGCACAGGCGGcccaagaaaaagtaaaaacccaaGCTTTAGCTGTCATACCGAACGTGAGAATGCCTGACATTGATAAAGAAGAACTCATTCGGATGCAGCGAGATGACCCGACACTGGATCAATGTCGCAAGCAGGTAGCCAAGTACACAGAAGATGACGAAAAGATCAGGTTTGAGGAGAAAGGAGGGGTGTTGTACCGCATATTCCGCCAGCGAAACTTCCATAATGGGCAGCCGGTCCGCCAAGTGCTAGTCCCAGCTCCCTTACGGCGGTCAGTGATGGACGTCGCACATTCATCCATCATGGGTGGTCATTTAGGTGTCAGGAAAACTTTGGACAAAGTCACTGCAGCCTTTTACTGGCCTGGCATCTCTGGGGATGTAACCCGCTTTTGCCAGTCTTGCGATGCCTGTCAGAAAACGGTGCATAAAGGCAAGGTGGCTAAGGTACCTTTACAGAAGATGCCGCTGATTGATGTGCCTTTTAAGCGGGTAGCGGTAGACCTCATAGGTGAGATTAAGCCCGCCAGCGAATCAGGACATAGGTATATCCTGACGCTAGTTGACTACGCAACCAGGTACCCAGAAGCGGTCCCTCTGAAGAAGATCGATACTGAGACCGTCGCTGAAGCCTTGATTGGAATATTCAGCCGCCTTGGAGTGCCAGAAGAAATACTTAGCGATTTGGGACCGCAGTTTGTGTCTGAATGCATGAAAGAGGTCTCCAGGCTCCTCAGCATTCGCCAGATTACCACCACCCCATACCACCCGATGTGTAATGGACTTGTCGAGAGATTCAACGGTACCCTTAAGGCCATGCTAAGAAAACTGTGCCGCGACCAGCCTAGACAGTGGGACCGATACGTCAACGCACTGCTGTTCGCTTATCGGGAGGTCACCCAAGAGGCTACGGGTTTTTCACCTTTTGAACTGTTATTTGGACGAACCATACGAGGTCCCATGCACATTTTGAAGGAGCTATGGACCAAGGAGGTCAACGAACTCGAAATTCGGAACAGCTATCAGTATGTATTCGAGCTGCGGGAAAGGTTGGAAGAAACCTTACAGCTAGCGATGACTGAACTAGAGAAGGCTCAAGGAAAGGCCAAGCATTTCTATGATCGGAAGACGAAGAACAGAACGTTCAAGCCCGGCGACAGAGTCCTAGTGCTACTACCCTCAGACCACAATAAACTGTTAATGCACTGGAAAGGTCCGTTTGCAGTGCGAGACGTCAAGGGTCTGAACGACTATGTCGTGTTtataaaaggaaaggagaaggtGTTCCACGCCAATCTGCTCAAGCGGTACATAGAGAGAGATCCAGATAGAGCGGCTGAAAACATTACCGAGATAGCAATCGCTTCGATTGCTAATGGGCCGCCAAGCTTGAGCAACTCGGCATCATGTCAAGTGGCCACCATCACGAGTGATGAAGATGGGTGTGTCGAGGACGGGGGTGAGGACCTCCTCGAACTGGGAGACATACACCATGGTGAGTCGGTGGACAACCTGGTTTACGGGCTCAATCTGTCCAGCCAACAACGGGCAGAGCTACAAGAACTAGTGAGACAACATAGCTGTATCTTTACGGACGTACCGGGAAAAACTAACCTCATCCAGCACGAGATACGATTAACGTCAGACGTTCCGGTCAGATCAAAGCCTTACCCGATACCATATGCTACCAGGGAGTCTTTGAAGAAGGATATCGAGGAAATGCTGCGTTTGGGAATTATTCGGGAGTCCAAGTCACCCTACGCGTCGCCAGTTGTgatagtgagaaagaaagatggaagcaaCAGGGTGTGCGTCGACTTCAGGAAACTTAATAAACTTACCCACTTGGACCCAGAGCCCATGCCGACGCCGGCTGATTTGTTCCGACAGCTGAGCGGTGACAGATTCTTTACGAAAATCGATTTGAGCAAGGGTTATTGGCAAGTGACCATACCCGAAGAGGACATCCAGAAAACAGCGTTCGTGACACCCGATGGTGTATACGAATTTTTGAGAATGCCGTTTGGAATGAAAAATTCAGGTGCAACATTGAGGAGGGGTTTAAAGAAGATATTAGACGACTTGGAGGGTATCGTGCACTACTCCGACGATATACTGGTTCACACTCAGACTTGGGAAGATCATCTCCGCGTGATCCGCGTGCTGCTTGATCGCATCGTCGAGAACAACCTGACTGCCAGGCCTAGTAAGTGTATACTCGGCACTGATGACGTAGACTTCATAGGGCATCGTCTTAAGAGCGGAGTGAAAGGAGTGCACGAGGACAATGTCAAAAAGGTGAGAGATGCACCAAGGCcacaaaataagaagcagttaCGTTCTTTCCTTGGCCTGGCATCCTTTTATCGGGAGTATATGCCTCACTTCGCAGCCGTGACGGCACCTCTCACGGACCTTCtaaagaaaggacagccaaGTTCACTCGAGTGGGGTGAAGCGCAAGAGCGAGCATTTGTTACCGTCAAAACATTCCTGACCAGTGACCCGGTGCTGCAGCTCCCAGATCCTTCTAAGATGTACGTTTTAAGCACAGATGCATCAGATACAGGGGTTGGGGCGGTTCTGATGCAGGAACACGGAGGAAAGTTATTCCCTGTCTGCTACGCAAGCAGAAAGCTGAATGGGGCCGAGAGAAGATACTCTACTATCGAGAAAGAGTGTTTAGCCATCGTATGGGCGGTGAGGAAATTCCGGTTATACCTAGAAGGAGTTAGGTTTACCATACGGACAGACCACAACCCTCTCACCTATTTGAACACTGCACGATTTGAGAACAATAGGGTGATGAGGTGGACCCTGTTTTTGCAGAACTTTGACGTGCATTTTGACTCTGTAAAGGGATCGGACAATGTTGGTGCTGATTTCTTGAGCCGGTTTGGCTCAAAGAACTGA
- the LOC112574736 gene encoding glutamine synthetase-like — MFPGNKSNAVMEKFLSLPQSLDTVMVEYIWIDDTTEPIRSKCKTMNFEPKLPEDCPDLKAYVLGKVGYLTPVAIFKDPFRQQPNKLVLCEVVDEYKTPAQANTRHSCVRVMKMAENEHPLFTIEQKYILLHTDGSTIGRRLPEGTSYCGVGANKVFGRSIAEAHYLACLYAGITIGGFNPHVLPALWEFQVGPCEGVAMGDQLWVARYLLHRVAEDFGMIASFDPSIMDGAKSRVGYSTESMRRTEGSKCVNTSISTTNETSSMVNSSCESPKLKRPRLDLSDSPVGQNSSRSEYNTFTLLTEDDRLPLSNCDPYIVTENIVKKTVQLLS; from the exons ATGTTTCCTGGCAACAAAAGCAATGCTGTGATGGAAAAGTTTCTGAGCTTGCCGCAGTCACTAGACACAGTCATGGTCGAGTACATCTGGATCGATGATACGACCGAGCCAATTAGGTCCAAGTGCAAAACGATGAACTTTGAACCCAAATTACCTGAAG ATTGCCCAGACCTTAAAGCTTACGTCCTCGGCAAAGTGGGGTACCTCACACCCGTCGCCATCTTCAAGGACCCTTTCCGCCAGCAGCCGAACAAGTTGGTCCTGTGCGAGGTGGTTGATGAGTACAAGACACCTGCAC AAGCCAACACCCGCCACTCCTGTGTCAGGGTGATGAAAATGGCGGAGAACGAGCATCCGTTGTTCACGATAGAACAGAAATACATTCTGCTTCACACCGATGGGTCGACAATAGGTCGTCGACTTCCTGAGG GGACCAGCTACTGCGGTGTGGGAGCGAACAAGGTGTTTGGGAGGAGCATCGCTGAGGCCCACTACTTGGCCTGTCTGTACGCTGGCATCACCATCGGCGGCTTCAACCCTCATGTCCTGCCTGCCTTG TGGGAGTTCCAAGTGGGTCCGTGTGAAGGTGTAGCCATGGGTGACCAGCTGTGGGTGGCCAGATACCTCTTGCACCGGGTGGCGGAGGATTTTGGGATGATCGCCTCATTTGACCCAAGTATCATGG ATGGAGCTAAATCCCGTGTGGGCTACAGTACGGAGAGCATGAGGAGGACAGAAGGGTCGAA ATGTGTAAATACTTCCATTTCAACGACCAATGAAACCAGTTCCATGGTCAACTCCTCGTGTGAGTCTCCAAAGTTAAAACGTCCTCGGCTGGACCTCAGCGACAGTCCTGTCGGTCAGAACTCGAGCAGATCCGAGTACAACACCTTCACTTTACTGACCGAGGACGACCGCCTCCCCCTCTCCAACTGCGACCCCTACATCGTCACCGAGAACATCGTGAAGAAAACAGTGCAGCTCTTGTCGTAA